The Pirellulales bacterium genome includes a window with the following:
- a CDS encoding YfhO family protein has product MAPFAALLAGDERVVGGWNAFDVACYQIPVQQFARDEILAGRLPLWLPYLGCGTPLHASQQAALSYPLLMPFVLAAGANDGIKLSLFLHLAICFTGQYLLARQLDVSPPAASFAALVATWSVFLVDHLLVGHITLVFGYPLTAWFLLALARFIRAPGARSCAALAGVTALFALVGHPQMLYYALLAGATWMLFSLAVGEGAVHRRRLVVWLAVGATCALLTASIQWLPGAELARGGLGGTGRGTLAYAGLFAMDGGDFARLVVPFFKGDRLEGLRELASDGLLHERAGYVGLITIALAYAGLRRATAARWQHFAAWLLPLALVIGLGNGTPLLGFAGKVLPGLLWFRCQGRALALASVLLPLMAARGLDAVVRADAPASRRGRWSARLAACCTVVLVGYFAADWLEQVGWRRYMAFARENLGGRYAEFAVIVAASGGSFIAARRWGQRWPMEMYSVVLMLAVVDLGSNSAGRFSLDAVVPETMAPRIAAVGPRVRFARAPNWPKVSRVALQFSSVAPMALAARRSAINTNDGGVLPEALDRLYSAIERHPDTVLPLSGCQYVTPSPGSWRQVRGRLPRIRFIGSQAAHLCSLPIEESDEQTLAALRDGLSPNVRVLDETPRGLLVETTSARKGMLVVADTYYPGWTCMVDGDPVAIQAAHGVFRGVPLSAGRHLVEFAYVPRSFYCGLICSVCGVSLIAVLAVLRKP; this is encoded by the coding sequence ATGGCACCGTTTGCCGCCCTGCTTGCGGGCGACGAGCGCGTGGTCGGCGGATGGAACGCCTTCGACGTGGCGTGCTATCAGATTCCCGTCCAGCAATTCGCGCGCGACGAAATCCTCGCCGGACGGCTGCCACTGTGGCTGCCGTATCTCGGCTGCGGTACGCCGCTGCACGCCAGCCAGCAGGCCGCGCTGAGCTATCCGCTGCTCATGCCGTTTGTCCTCGCCGCGGGAGCGAACGACGGCATTAAGCTGAGTCTCTTTCTGCATCTCGCGATTTGCTTTACGGGGCAGTACCTGCTGGCGCGGCAACTCGATGTCAGCCCTCCCGCGGCCAGCTTCGCCGCGCTGGTTGCCACCTGGAGCGTGTTTCTCGTCGATCATCTGCTCGTGGGTCATATCACGCTGGTATTCGGGTATCCTCTGACCGCGTGGTTCCTGTTGGCGCTGGCGCGGTTCATCCGCGCGCCCGGGGCGCGAAGCTGCGCGGCGCTTGCGGGGGTGACGGCGCTCTTCGCGCTGGTCGGCCACCCCCAAATGCTGTATTACGCCTTGCTGGCCGGCGCCACCTGGATGCTGTTTTCGCTGGCCGTAGGCGAAGGCGCCGTCCATCGCCGGCGCCTCGTGGTCTGGCTGGCGGTCGGGGCGACCTGCGCGTTGCTGACGGCTTCGATTCAATGGCTGCCGGGTGCCGAGTTGGCGCGCGGCGGACTTGGCGGGACGGGCCGCGGTACGCTCGCCTATGCCGGACTGTTTGCGATGGACGGTGGAGATTTTGCGCGGCTTGTCGTGCCGTTTTTCAAAGGCGATCGGCTCGAGGGCCTGCGCGAGCTGGCGTCGGACGGTCTGCTGCACGAACGCGCCGGCTACGTGGGGCTGATCACGATCGCCTTGGCCTACGCAGGGCTAAGACGCGCGACGGCCGCGCGCTGGCAGCATTTTGCCGCTTGGTTGCTCCCGCTGGCGCTCGTGATCGGTTTAGGGAACGGTACGCCGCTCTTGGGCTTCGCCGGCAAAGTTTTGCCCGGCTTGCTGTGGTTCCGCTGTCAGGGCCGCGCGCTTGCGTTAGCGTCGGTTCTGCTGCCGCTCATGGCGGCGCGGGGCCTCGACGCCGTGGTGCGCGCCGATGCGCCTGCGTCGCGTCGTGGCCGCTGGTCGGCGCGACTGGCCGCTTGCTGCACGGTCGTGCTCGTCGGTTACTTTGCAGCTGATTGGCTCGAGCAGGTTGGTTGGCGCAGGTATATGGCTTTCGCGCGCGAGAATCTCGGCGGCCGCTATGCCGAATTTGCGGTCATCGTTGCGGCGTCCGGCGGCTCGTTCATCGCCGCGCGGCGCTGGGGTCAGCGTTGGCCAATGGAAATGTACTCGGTCGTTCTCATGCTGGCGGTCGTCGATCTGGGAAGCAACTCGGCCGGCCGCTTTTCGCTCGACGCCGTCGTGCCGGAAACGATGGCGCCGAGGATTGCCGCGGTCGGCCCGCGCGTGCGCTTCGCCCGCGCGCCCAACTGGCCAAAAGTATCGCGCGTAGCGCTCCAGTTCAGCAGCGTGGCACCGATGGCGCTCGCCGCGCGGCGCTCGGCCATCAACACCAACGACGGCGGAGTGCTGCCCGAAGCTCTCGATCGACTCTACTCTGCCATCGAGCGCCATCCCGACACCGTATTGCCCCTGAGCGGCTGCCAATATGTGACGCCGTCGCCAGGATCCTGGCGGCAAGTGCGCGGCCGGCTGCCGCGAATTCGTTTTATCGGCAGCCAGGCAGCGCACCTATGCTCGCTGCCGATCGAAGAAAGCGACGAACAAACGCTGGCTGCCCTGCGCGACGGCTTGTCGCCGAACGTGCGTGTTCTCGACGAAACACCACGCGGGTTGCTCGTGGAGACGACGTCTGCGCGCAAGGGCATGTTAGTGGTGGCCGATACTTACTATCCCGGCTGGACGTGTATGGTCGACGGGGATCCCGTTGCGATTCAGGCTGCGCACGGCGTTTTCCGGGGCGTGCCGTTATCGGCGGGGCGGCACCTGGTCGAGTTTGCCTATGTGCCGCGATCGTTTTATTGCGGCCTAATTTGTTCGGTCTGTGGTGTGAGTCTGATTGCCGTACTCGCCGTGCTACGCAAACCATGA